One Bombus vancouverensis nearcticus unplaced genomic scaffold, iyBomVanc1_principal scaffold0045, whole genome shotgun sequence genomic window, gaaacctaagtagagatttgttttctcatcaagtataacgagttttatactttggatagattgcctcgttgcgagaaggtcttaatcgtttataattgcgattaagtaattgcaataagtcatatttttaagaaacgttctcacatgctgtcacacactctaattagaaaaggatcatgaaacattcggtttatgatattatttgtttgtaaatcttcctgcttccggaaacttttctaaatatgaaaatatttatatacaaaattaaatatttttttcaatatcaacacttcttgcgtttatgttgtcctagtcagaattatattatttcgtgtatcctgttgctttttatatgatagtcctcccgttggccgcggaatcgttatcaagcctgaggccctcgtcactagtgtcactatcgacaataaaggtaccccacccgcgaccggacgatggagaactccaacacggaatcgcaatctcccgcgagccctgcccgggagggcgcctcgagctcggactcggaatgtgactcgagctcggattcggattcagactcgacatcagaagtggcatccgaacacacgttgtcggcacgggatcgtaagagtatcgtgcgcgcactaaagcggtcgctagggaagaagaagaggaagaagaagaagaagaaaggacaccGGGCAACCTGGGTATCGCTACCGCGCTTCAACCCCGAAGCCGCGGACGCAGATCCAGCCGCCTGTGCACAGCCGTCGGCCTGCTCATGAGGGACCACCGCCTGAAAAACAGCGCACTGTATTCTGCCCTAAACCGTGCCCTAGAGGGTCCGGCAGCGTATTGGCTTACGCAGATAATGAACGGCGACGAGCTCACCTGGCCAGATTTGAAGGAACAATTCGCCGCGCACTTCGGTGGCCAAGAAGTAGCAGCCGCGTCGCTAATCAAGGTAGCCGAGGAACTACCGCGGGACGGCGAAACACCAGGAGCGTACGGAAATCGTATCATCAGCCCCCTGGGGTCGAAGTGGCGAAATTCAACCAGGGAAGAGGTACTCGCCGCCACCGCCCTCCATCTGCTGGGCTCGCgcgatgaacgttttaaacgaCTAGCGCTCACGAGTGACATCATGTCGGTGAAACAATTCCAAAGAGAAATGAAGCCCTTCCTATACACGGAGTGGCCAACGCCCCCGCCGTGGAGGTCATTAGCGAGCTCCGGAAACAAACGAGGCAGGACACCCGCCCCCTGGACCAGGTGTGGCCACTGCGGTATTTACGGACATCCGACATTCGAATGCCGCAAGAGGGCGAAGTGGTAACCGAAGGAGGACCCCCGACGCCCGGAGGAAAGCCGACCGGCTGCACCACCAAAAGCGTTGTGCTTTCACTGCCACATGCCGGGACACATCGCGTCTCGCTGTCCATCGCGGCGAGAAGAAAAACATTGCCCCGAGGACGAGCGCCGGGTCGATGCCTGCGTGGTGGAAGCCCCGACGGGTAGACTAAGCCAGCAGGccgcacacgaggacgtgtaagtgtcaggatggccgagtcggagacgaaaggacgccggggcccctctggaacttcaggacaacaccctaaccttgcaacctagagcctaatatagccataacgaaacaatcgcaagtatccaaaccgatagcaatcgtacgtcgatcggaggatcgtgtgtactgagacactcgaccggagtcttgtttcggtggcgtcgttgggaTGACGAGCTGTCTTGCTAGAGAGCTGATCGGTGAAGGAAGTCGAGTGCCTTACGAGCAGGGAGTGGTGCACGTGTGAGTTAGAGCAAGGGAACCTGTCCTCCTGTTGgtcacggattcgttatcaagcctgaggccctcgtcactagtgtaactatcgacaataaaggtaccccacgcgcgaccggacgatgaagaacttcaacgcagaaccgctacctcccgcgagccctccccgggagggcgcctcgagctcggactcggagattcagactcgacatatatattattatatatattatatatactattatatctatataatatatgtatttatatctataaatatacgtataaatatatctatttaaaaaaataaagttgaccttcatatatcgccaataatatcgcgtgcgtaaaaagaaactaattacatttaattctttttttacatttatttattttttattattatttttttcacaactaattacatttgattattacatttacatacatttaactattattacatacatttacatacatttaattattatttttttcataattatatctcgtttgaaatatttttcgacataattaattgtttcaaaaacacatactccagccttctaaatgatttattttgcgtatcatacgaattattccatctataaataaattgttctctatacacacaaacacgcacacagtctgttaattacacgagttaattgtatcatttttctcgataagttgacagagcaaggaaaatgagcgacgaacctacctacaaactaatctacttcaatgcccgtggtcgtgccgaacatatacggtacatatttgcatatactggcatcgagtataccgacgagaggatccccgaagaactctggcctgaatacaaggattgtaagcgtgaagaatcgatttttactttcatcgttcaactctcaggtatctaccatttactcaaacttttctgtatataaaactttcgtttcacgtgcaggctaaacttacttaaagtaaaatttcatacggaataaagtcgaacttttcattaagttttgcttccgtaatatcgtgtttatcgaataccaacttaattcacttacgattctcgaatttttgtgttgcaatctttattgttttcaatgaatcgaagcatttcgaatattttgagaaaaccgtaaataggtgacttaaaataggaatacaaaaatacttctacgtttctcgttaatttaaaaactttttaggacttgtcggaaaaaaaggataaaaaattgaaatcagttcggaaatgaacaagaacacagCTAAAAAgccgaaagaacaaagcagacataaaattcgatcttccgttgcgacatttctatcgtaaatagtataataaaagttttacgcagcatagtcttcgatataatcttatatgtcgcttgcagatagagaaaccaaaaatcaacgtaagtctgtaaatcaatcctgtcggtgtaaaacacaaaattacgttcgcaagagacattcgatttatattccttgcatttcaattttcattacaagaaccgtgtacattttctaatattttttccgtgtctggtattatgcgacgtgaattttttattcgcagttgtaagtccactatcattgcataaggtcttcccgcaaaacgatactgatcgttcctcgtacattcagtacaccgcatcagacagattcgttcctttccgtgagaattacaaattttatactcgatcttttatccttgattttaaaaactttagattcttcccaacagtcaaaaacacgcgataccctgtccatcgtaatcgtaagaaaagaaaaaaaggagaaagaagacatttctgtatttctttactaggccatgttgattaaaaccgaaatgatttcgattcatctattcacaagaacgcaacggcctcggaagctgtgttgtgatttcctatcgatcgtttccctctacacagtgttcatatgagccatgtttgttcttagcaatgccttataaaatgctgcctgtgctggagatagacgggaaaccggtagcgcagagtaacgctgtggcgcgatacttggcgaagaagtacgatctaatgggaaggaacgaatgggatgcgatgatatgcgacgtgctcgtcgatactcttggagatttgaagcaaggtgagtaactgatgagatgactttgcatttgtctcaccacagagacagacgttcaagaattcattgtgaaaagacgagtacaaacaagatacgtatgtctttccgttaagcgaatgttacagtttgtttgcaaaagtcagtttttagattatagaatcgtagatagaatttagaggatagaaacttttagtagtcacttttagtttagtaaagtcctatcgacaataagcagactacgttatgatacaacgattccaactgaagatttctatcgacatcacgaattcgatggcttccaaattttcttctctgcaatctcagacgctcaactcgaaagaatcttttagatcccccgacaaacactcgactcaggttatctattatcgtaatcttcctacgggatttttttttaactgcgttgcgttaacgaataacgggataacatcacgtttctctcaacgcctttcaacgttctacaacttttattctttgcagatccctgtctctatatgataaacgctggttatccgcggaatttacgatttcaatttctttaacgagatatttatcatattacacaattcctgtaaatgtatttgtaattatatcgccgaagaattgtatttaattaagctatgaagttgtggaatcgtgagaaggattatttttatagaactgtctaatttccattcgacattgattcaggatacacattgctcttttttacataataccagttttgtcatttttaattaacaaatacctccaaaggttgaagtttctaaaattatccattaaattctgacaataaaataaaaatccaaattcttcctaaaaagctagtgatctttagttaagagttcgatttttcacatttttcaaggtaaattaaaaaaattgtttaatagaggaggtacaaaataaatgtatacaaaccttttttcagacgacatgggcggacttcgtgtttgcagcggcccttgaaaatttcgagtatatgtttggggcatcagctttggataaatatccagctcttcgagcattgaagagaaggattcatagaataccggctatttctgattggctgattaggcgcccatacacaaacagctaaaaagctaaaaacgtgtggaaaaaagatgaccagtacaccagtatatatatatgtagtatcgtggacgaaaggcctaagaaatatcgggcgaactatgaacaatgtcgcgagagccgaggcgccgtcgggcccatcaatgtgtcatcggttttttcaagtgcatagtttcgtggaaaagacctacgtgaccctggctacgagcgtctgcagaacacgtgtgcggtgggcctaggaaaaaggcaatagaatgcgacaacggccagagtgtgagtcgagaaacagagtgtgagtcgaggagccgagtgcgagttgagcggagacagagtttgcgagtggcgttgccgagagagtgttgattgcgttttggtaaaagtcgagtcgctatctagttatttagttgcgctgttttctgtacgtttggcgtgaatagttcaggttgaacaacaatcgtctttttctgtctgattaacatctctattgtccattccttgtaaatacattatatcacgatattacatatttttgggggctcgtccgggattggacaagacagagaacgaaacggtttaacagagctattcgagctagttgtgaatttaccggtacgcggtgcggtaaaagacgatatcgttgactgtttaagtttgtgtagtgtgaaaaatggcaaacgttggggacgaacgattgtcgggtgaagagggttcgacgctggaggagctgaggagtaagctcgcgcgaatgaacctccctatatcgggtgcgaggtcagtgctgattgcaaggctgaatcgggcgtgtagggctggacaatcgtatcctaagggatcgacgggcggtgaagagctaaccggtcaacgagatttaggaaacgtacagagagctgagcgtgattgtaacgaagatgaagatgttgagaaaatgaatacgaaggagttgaaggagcgcctcgctagtttgggtttaaaaacgacgggaagaaaagtagagttacgcgcacggctacaagcggccatggttggtaacgacatatcgtcggaagaagaaagcgacgacgaaagtgaggatgaagatgacaagaaaaacgcaagaggatacaagagagatacgcgaagggtgtatcaggaccgtgatgaatattgtcgaagggcatgtgttggttcgacactgagttttggagacgtcgaagatgcattagagtcgtttagtggcgacaaaggtgaaaatgtcgaacgatggttcgagtcgttcgaggaagtcgctgatacgtgcatgtggtcggatgggcagaaggcagtctacgccaggaagctgctgaagggatcagcgaaaatatttgcgagcttcgtgtgtcatgccaggacttggcatgagttgaagagggggctagtgaaagaattttcgaggaaagtcaactgtaggcaagtacatcagaaacttgaagaaacaaaaaaggagagtgatgaagcatgtttagcttacatgtaccgcatgctcgaaatagccagccatgtggacatagaggaggaagcaaaggtggaatacatagtggatggaataatagacgacgagaacaataaggctatattgtacggtgctacgtcaatcaaagagttgaggaagaggttagtgatgtacgaagagcagaagagtcgcagagcaaagtcgattgtgaagccggctaaaacccagaagaacgggaagcccagtcaatctgtagatgcaatgaagaaacgatgcttcatttgcggtagtgaggatcatctaagtgttaagtgtccggaggggggagaaggtgttaggtgttccgagtgcagcggatttggacatattgcagcgaggtgtacggcacgaccgaaagagacttgcgtagtgtcaagatccgaaaaggggaagtatgtgaaggaagtaatcgcaggaattaagcttctattctctgaaattactctcaaatctcagagtcaacccttcaaattctccacactggatcttcgattcttaatatttgtaatatcgtagaatagctttgattgcagatcggctgaaattagaatacaccgtgtacgtcgtctttcgtggtttgtttacatccaagagcgcctagtaacagtgacgcgagaaaagataagcagcgtcaaaacagaagtacggttccacatttcaaggagtggcaatcgagaggccagagtatgtgagccgaaaagtgtgcgtgtgtgtgtgtgtgagaggacgagagcaagagcgagcacgaccgagcaggagagtattggcgaagatcagagctaattgagtcgtcgaagagtagagtcgttagaggtttcgagtcgtcgaagagtagagtcgtgagaattgatagagttgttagagagagagagtgtgtgtgtgttagattcgctgtgacgagagtgatcaaataactgtaaagttatttgatatagatacgagtattgcatttagtttccgttaaataaatatcgttctctgtccaatttatatttgtatattcaatttaatattaataaattgtaagtaatcggaaaaaaatttctatccttattttccgatattacatatttgaagcataaattaaaaatcgacacattgactacttcaaagaaattagccCGAACGAGACATAACTCGTTCATCGTGGTTTTCGCGCGAAGTAAATCGTAAATTCTCAATCGTTGTGAGattccaacgacgttaattctgtcgaaacggcgacgcgcgacgacgatcgcacattctgttgctagcgagtgcttgcaaatcgcgacgatatcgagcgtaaagactaagcgcaaaaatggaggacactcggcggggaattggaaatgctcgatgacgaaaggtatttcaaggtgtaattacatccacatccaattggatcgcaccttcgttcggttgctaggtcaacaaccttcgatgttattcaaataatgcaacggctggagcagccggtagcgagtcgtaaaagtttcaataaaacacgttcctgctagtgaacgtatgttaagacttacaccgagttttatttcgctacgccgtttactagttcgaaacgatcgattgcataatagtagctgtttctttcatctcggaaacacgatcgtaaacggtgacaacgatccagcttattcctgatcgtgttaatttccacgcaaacgttgtaaacattatacgtcgcgacactctcgttaacgcgtcattccctccaactcgaaagtcttgcaactttagtgatccgttttctgtgtaaaattggttacgagcatcaggggacttatcgtcgtaatcggtaaattgtttattaaggatctacagcttttaaggatttctctctagagatttagagattagaagtttcattaacgcgttatcgtgtccctaactcgatcttttttcgtgtaaattggtcacgagacttacgagcttcgttgtaaatagaagattagtaatatttcgtagtttcgtgatagtatatagacattttagtgcttaaacgcgcaatttttagttcgcttttcgctcgcatcggcgctatgaaacggatcaatatctcaacactttcctttagttctacgaatcatctttcgaccggcttttcttggcctaccgtttcctaacgctgtcctaatactatcgtcttgctgagatcctttttccgattgtatcttctgcttattttattataaatccgaactttcattcacgtcgtatgttttacagcgtaaaatccgtaaaatcctagagcgttccaataaatgtaaccagtaggtgctctaatactcaaacgcacctgtgcgtatctctgcatatttgctgaaaaaaaagatgaatcttacgttacattttcaatatgcgtaataagccgaaaatttctctgatgctaagccttcgtaacaaaaggatggcatcactatatgcatgaaaatagcatttggcaatcgttagaaacacaatacatggatatatatgtagttgccaaattaaccttcgcggtgttcaaagtgaacggctagaaacgattgctttttgctatacgcgcatggttcgattgcacc contains:
- the LOC143304645 gene encoding uncharacterized protein LOC143304645, whose product is MANVGDERLSGEEGSTLEELRSKLARMNLPISGARSVLIARLNRACRAGQSYPKGSTGGEELTGQRDLGNVQRAERDCNEDEDVEKMNTKELKERLASLGLKTTGRKVELRARLQAAMVGNDISSEEESDDESEDEDDKKNARGYKRDTRRVYQDRDEYCRRACVGSTLSFGDVEDALESFSGDKGENVERWFESFEEVADTCMWSDGQKAVYARKLLKGSAKIFASFVCHARTWHELKRGLVKEFSRKVNCRQVHQKLEETKKESDEACLAYMYRMLEIASHVDIEEEAKVEYIVDGIIDDENNKAILYGATSIKELRKRLVMYEEQKSRRAKSIVKPAKTQKNGKPSQSVDAMKKRCFICGSEDHLSVKCPEGGEGVRCSECSGFGHIAARCTARPKETCVVSRSEKGKYVKEVIAGIKLLFSEITLKSQSQPFKFSTLDLRFLIFVIS